The nucleotide sequence TGAGAAGAGGCAGTAGGATTACCCTTTTGTATTACCACTTTGTATTACCAAGAAAAAAAGGTTTACGAAGATCACTTCGTAAACCTTTGATTTTATTGGTCGGGATGGCGGGATTCGAACCCACGGTCTCTGCGTCCCGAACGCAGCGCTCTACCAAACTGAGCCACATCCCGTTGTCTCGGAGGGTTTTAACGAATCGAGTGATTGGTTGGCAAGAAAAAATATTTTAAAATTATAATTCCAAAATGTTGCGAATAAATTTTTAATATTGTTGCAGAGAAACTCTCAATAACGTAGATTTACAATACTTTTGCATTTATTAACTTAGTAAACGGCCGACGTATGATTATTTGTTGTAAACCTTGGGAGTTTGTTGGACAAAATATCTCATATGTGCGAAGTTTTATTCAAGATTAGGCTTTAAAATATTGTCATAATTTTATTTTTGAAATTATTAGTTGAAGTTTTATTTTCCATATATGCAGGATGTTAGCTGTTCGTTAGGAAAACTAACGCTTAGGTTAAAGGAGATTTTCTGAGTGATAAATGTCGTAGTAATTGATGATTCTGCTTTCATGCGTAAAGCCATCAGCACTATGCTGGAGAAAGATCCCGGCATAAAAGTTGTTGCTACCGCTCGCGATGGAGAGGAAGGCCTTACGATGATCAGGAAGCACAATCCTGATGTCATTACTTTGGATATTGAAATGCCTAAGATGGATGGGCTGACAGCATTACGTCATATAATGATGGAGATGCCAAAGCCTGTTATTATGGTCAGTTCATTGACAACTGAAGGTGCAGAATCAACACTGAAGGCTATGGATCTCGGCGCTGTTGACTTTATCCCTAAGCAGCTTTCTAAAGTTTCGCTTGATATCGTTAAAATTGAAACAGATTTGATTTCTAAGGTTAAGAGCGTTGCAAGGCGCAGGATGCGTCCTGTTCCCAGAATGCGTCCCGCTTCAACTGTAGCCAGACGTCCGGCTGTCTCTCCGCGAGGTAATAGCGGAAGACCTAAGAGGGACGTTGTTATGATCGGTGTGTCTACGGGGGGGCCTCCAGCAGTTCAAAAAATTTTATCGTCGTTGCCCAAAGATTTTCCGGCTGGTATAGTTATCGCTCAGCATATGCCTAAAGCGTTTACCGGGCCGTTTGCCAATCGGCTTAACAGTGTAAGTCAACTGACTGTAAAAGAAGCGGAGACCGGAGACAGACTTGTGCCGGGATGTGTTTTTGTTGCTCCGGGTGGCTCTCACTTGATAATTGATCAGAAAATAAGCAGAATTGAATTAATAGTCACATCTGAGCCTAGCGAATCTTTGTATAAACCTTCAGCAAATGTTCTGGCTACTTCTGTAGCAAACGCTGTAGGAAGACGGGCTTTAGGCGTTATTCTGACAGGTATGGGGAATGACGGTCGTGATGGTATTCGGGATCTGAAAAGTAAGGGAGGAAGGGCGATAGCCCAGAGTGATTCTTCCTGTGTCGTTTACGGCATGCCTAAGGCTATTGTTGATGATGGGCTTGCCGACGAAATTGTTGATATTGATGATATGGCTGAAGCTATTATCAATAATCTTTATTTGTAATTCGAAGAGTCGGAAGTCGTGCAACCGTAAGCTGCCTTGCGGCTTTCGAAAACATGAGGAATAGGCAATGACGGACTGTGCGAAAGTTATTGAAGATCTGAAAAATGAAGACAATGAGATTGTCCGCGAAGCTGCTTTTCAAGCCGGAGAATTCGGTTGTGAGGAAGCTGTGCCTTTGCTGGCTGAGCTTTTAAAGACCAGTCATTTGGGTCTGCAGGAAGCGGCCGATCATGCACTTCGTCATATAGGTGGCAAAAAAACTGTACAGGCAGTTGTTCCTTTGCTGCGTTCCGATGAAGCTCCAGTCAGAAACCTGTCTATGGATATATTACGCGAAGTAGGCGCGCAGGATTTTCCTTCACTCGTTGCTCTGGTTCATGATGATGATCCGGATATAAGAATTTTTGCTACTGATATTTTGGGCTCTTCCGATAGTTTTATGGCTGTTGAGCCTCTTTGTGACGCCCTGCTTAAAGACCCGGAGGTCAACGTTCGTTATCAGGCTGCTGTCAGCCTCGGCGACCTTGAAAATCCGGCTGCGGCCAAGTGTCTCAACAAAGCTATGCTGGATGATGAGTGGGTTCAGTATGCGGTAATTGAAGCTCTTGCCAAGATTAAGCATTCCAGTTCCGTTGACGCTTTGGTTAAAGCTTTGAACACCAGCTCTGACCTTGTTGCGTCTATGATTATTGATGCCTTGGGCGAAGTCGGTAACATTAAAGCGGTTACGATGCTTTTGCGCCATCTTGATACTTCTCCTACTGCATTACGCAATAAAATTGTTAAGGCCATTGTCGGAATTCTTGGCGGAAAATCTCTTAAACTTTTATCTGCAACTGAGCGTGAGAAGTTAAGAGAATATATGCTCATTGCACTTAAAGATGAAGATGAAGATATTCAGGATGCTGCAATAACCGGTCTGAGCTTTGTCGGTGGTGAAAAGGCCACAGATGAGGTTCTTAAGCTGGCAAGTGAGCTTGATCCTGATCGCGATCGAGACAGGTTGTCTGAAATAATTGATAATCTGTCTAATTTAACTATGAACCCCGCTCTGGTTAATGCTGTAAATGACGGCAGTTTTAAGAAGGCCGCGATTGCTATAGATGTTTTGTCTAGACTTGAAGGAACGGAAGTTGCTCAGGTTTTGATGGATGCTTTTGAAGGCAAGGAAAGAGATCTTAAACGCGGAATTCTGGATGCTCTGGTGAAGACTGCCGGTGAAGAGGCAAAGGACTTTTTTGTAGGAGTCTTGGAGAATGAGCAGGATGGAACCATGATTAAGGCTGCGATCTATTTCTTAGGTCAGAAGCTTGGAGTCAAGGACGAATCCGATAAAATTTTTGCGTTGCTCAGTCATTCTTATGATGATGTTAAAGAGGCCGCTCTTGATGCTTGTGTGTCCATCGGAGGGGATGATATTAACCAGAAGTTTATTGATTTGTTTAACAGTGAAGAACCAATCGAAAGACTTATGTCCGTTTACGCGATGGGTAAGCTTGATGCTGCCGGTAATCTGGAGCTTATTCAGCAGGCCCTTGAAGATGAGTTGCCGGATATCAGAAAAATTGCCCTTGAGGCTTTGACTGACTGTGCGGCGGGTATGGATAATTTGTCTTTGGTTGTTTCCCGTTTGAATGATGAGAACAGGGATGTAAGACTTACGGTTATCGAGTTGATGGGCAAATGCTATCAACCTGAAGTTATACCTTATATAGTTCAGGCGTTGCAGGACGATGATGACTGGGTTCAGATTCGCGCTGCGGAAGCTCTAGGGAATCATCGCGAGCAAGATGCTCTGCCTCACCTTATTCCTAAACTGGACTCTCCTAATAAGCTTGTTGTTTTGAAAGTAATTGAAGCGTTGGGGGCAATAGGTGGAACTCTCGCATTTCAGGCTTTGCTTGAAGCTTCAAACGCCGGTGGTGATCCTGAAATAATGCAGGCCGCGGAAGAGGCTATTTTTAAAATTCAAGAAAAGCAAGGAGATGGAAATTAGATGTCTTCTCTGTTTTCAAAGACTATCTCACTTCGAAAAGAGTTAAAAATTTCTGATCTGGAATTTACCCAGTTAAGAGATTTTATATATGATCAGGCTGGAATTTTTATTGCAGTGAATCGTAAATATCTGCTTGAAAATCGTCTTGCCAATCGTTTGAAAGAGCTGAATTTGAAGACCTTTGGTGAGTATTATTATTTTTTACAGTATGATTCAGGGCGGAAGCTCGAACTCAATAAGCTTTTTGAAGCTATTACTACCAATGAGACTAGTTTTTACAGGAATCCTCCACAGTTGAAAGTTTTTCAGACTAAGGTTTTACCCGCTGTTCTGGATAACCTTCGTAAGCTGAACAGGAAACGCCTTCGTATCTGGTCTGCCGGTTGCTCTACAGGTGAAGAGCCGTATACTCTTGCGATGATTATCAGTGAGGTTCTCGGCGCTGAACTTAAAAGTTGGAATATTAAGATTACTGCTAACGATTTGTCTGAAAGAGTGCTCAAATCTGCACGAAAGGGTGTTTATAACGAATACTCATTAAGGACGACGCCAAAGGAGATAGTCAACAAATATTTTGAAAAGAGTGACAAGGATTATAAAGTTAAAGCCGAAACCAAGCAGTTGGTATCTTTTGGGCAAATTAATCTGAGTGATAGAGTTCAGGTTAAAAGAGTTGAAAGATCGGAGATAGTTTTCTGTAGAAACGTCATAATTTATTTTGATGAACCTATGAAGAAAAAAGTTATTAATGCTTATTATGATAACTTGTTGCCCGGAGGCTATTTGATAATAGGGCATTCAGAATCTTTGCATAACATTACAAGGGCCTTTAAGCCCGTGCATCATCCCGGTGCGATTATTTATCAGAAATTGGAATAAATTGTCTGCATCACTAAGTACTGTTTATTGGGCGGACTTTTATGGAAAATGATATATCGGACATAGAGCTTACTGAGACTGTGAAACATGCGAAAGTTATAGCTATTGCAAATCAAAAGGGAGGCGTCGGCAAAACAACCACAGCTTTGACACTTGGAGAAGCATTAACCCGCCTTAATAAAAAGGTGTTGGTTATAGATCTTGATCCTCATGCAAATGCTTCGGTTCATTTGTCTTTCTTTCCAGAAACAGTAACCATGACGGCTCATAATCTGTTTTTTGACGATGCGAATTATAAGACGATTTGGTTGCAAATAGTACAGAAGCGAGCCACCGTAGGATTTGATTTTGTTCCGGCCTGTATAAGGCTCTCTGAATTGGAAAATGATCTTAAGGATAGAAAGAATAAGGGGATGGTTTTATCTAATGCTCTTAGCGGGATAACCGATCAGTATGATTATGTACTGATTGATTGTCCTCCCCATGTCGGGGTGCTTCTGGTTAACGCTATTGTTGCATCGGATCTGGTCCTTATTCCGATTCAGACCGATTTTCTGGCTCTTTACGGGATAAGATTGCTGTTTGATACAATTAAGGTGCTGAATAAAGTGCTACCGAGTCCTGTCAAGTTCAAGGCTTTGCCTACAATGTATGACGGAAGGGCCGGGGCTTGTCGAAAAATTTTGAATCTTATCAGGCGAAAGCTGCAAGATAGGGTTTTCAGCACAGTGGTGCACATGGATACGAAATTTAGAGAGGCATGCGCCAGCGGTAAAGTCATCTATGCTATTGATGAGAAATCCCGAGGTGCTTTGGAATACATGCAACTGGCGAGAGAGATTATTAGAAATGAAGACGCCTGAAGAATATTTCGTAGAAAATGTAAATCTACCCGGTGAAGAAAAGCAGCAGGACAGTTATACTGATGCCGAATCTGCTTTCATGGATAAGTATCTTGGTATTGGGAACCGTGATGTTCTTGATGAACTGAAAAGAGTTGATCCTCGGAGAGATTCAAGTCTTCCCGGATTTATGCCCGCTCCTGAAATGGATGATTTCGGTGGAGAAGGGAGTGCTGAAGGTTTTGAAGAAAGTCTAAAAGAAAGTGAAGAAGTCCAGCTGGTTAGTTTTGTTGTAGGCGAAAGGGAATACGCTTTACCCATAGTTGTTATCCAGGAAGTTGTTAAAAAAATTCCTATAACGCTTCTTCCTTCAGCTCCGGGTTATATGCAGGGAATTATTAATCTCAGGGGAAGGGTTACTCCTGTTTTGGATTTAAGAAATCTTCTGCATAAAGGGGTAGGTGTATCTGATAAGTTCGTAGTTGTGTGCCGGCATAAAGGCCTTCAATTGGGGTTAGCCATTAGTGCCGTTAAGACAATGTATCGCGCGGAGAAACATCAACTTGTCTGGGGAGTGGAGTCAGAGATTGGGGTAAGTGCTGAATTTCTGCTTGGACTTTACAAATCCGGAGACAAATTGGTCAGTATTCTTTCTGTCGATCGGCTTGTAGAACAAATTTTAAAGAGTGAAGGTGAAGGACATGCCTAAACATATTCTGATAGTGGACGATTCAAAGACTGTAAGGAATCTCGTGGCCTTCATTATGAAGAAGGAAGGTTTTAAGGTCAGCACTGCCGAAGATGGTTTGGACGGGCTTGAAAAACTTTACAGCCTTGAAAAAGTTGATCTTATTATTTCTGATGTTAATATGCCCAGAATGGATGGTTTCACTTATATTAAGACCGTTCGCGAGCAAGAAGCATATAAGGACATTCCTATTATTGTGCTTTCTACTGAAGGTCAGGAGAAGGATATTCAGACTGGATTAAATTTGGGAGCTAATTTATATATGGTAAAGCCAGCGCAACCCGAAAAGATGGTCAAGAATATTAAAATGTTATTAGGTTAGTGATTAGAATTTATTATTTCTTTTTTTAAGTTATTAGGTGATAAGAATGGTAATATTCGTGATCAGTCGCAGACGAACTTTTAATACAGGGGGCTCTAAATGAGCCAAGATTTCTTGGATCCTGAAATTTTTGCTGATTTCATTATTGAAGCAAAAGAACATCTCGAGACAATCGAGCCCAACTTGCTTGAGCTTGAAAATAATCCTGAAAATCTTGATATTCTTAATGAAATATTCAGACCTATGCACTCTCTCAAGGGAGCGTCAGGTTTTCTTGGGCTGAATATTATTAACGGGCTTGCTCATAGAGCAGAG is from Maridesulfovibrio ferrireducens and encodes:
- a CDS encoding chemotaxis response regulator protein-glutamate methylesterase — translated: MINVVVIDDSAFMRKAISTMLEKDPGIKVVATARDGEEGLTMIRKHNPDVITLDIEMPKMDGLTALRHIMMEMPKPVIMVSSLTTEGAESTLKAMDLGAVDFIPKQLSKVSLDIVKIETDLISKVKSVARRRMRPVPRMRPASTVARRPAVSPRGNSGRPKRDVVMIGVSTGGPPAVQKILSSLPKDFPAGIVIAQHMPKAFTGPFANRLNSVSQLTVKEAETGDRLVPGCVFVAPGGSHLIIDQKISRIELIVTSEPSESLYKPSANVLATSVANAVGRRALGVILTGMGNDGRDGIRDLKSKGGRAIAQSDSSCVVYGMPKAIVDDGLADEIVDIDDMAEAIINNLYL
- a CDS encoding HEAT repeat domain-containing protein is translated as MTDCAKVIEDLKNEDNEIVREAAFQAGEFGCEEAVPLLAELLKTSHLGLQEAADHALRHIGGKKTVQAVVPLLRSDEAPVRNLSMDILREVGAQDFPSLVALVHDDDPDIRIFATDILGSSDSFMAVEPLCDALLKDPEVNVRYQAAVSLGDLENPAAAKCLNKAMLDDEWVQYAVIEALAKIKHSSSVDALVKALNTSSDLVASMIIDALGEVGNIKAVTMLLRHLDTSPTALRNKIVKAIVGILGGKSLKLLSATEREKLREYMLIALKDEDEDIQDAAITGLSFVGGEKATDEVLKLASELDPDRDRDRLSEIIDNLSNLTMNPALVNAVNDGSFKKAAIAIDVLSRLEGTEVAQVLMDAFEGKERDLKRGILDALVKTAGEEAKDFFVGVLENEQDGTMIKAAIYFLGQKLGVKDESDKIFALLSHSYDDVKEAALDACVSIGGDDINQKFIDLFNSEEPIERLMSVYAMGKLDAAGNLELIQQALEDELPDIRKIALEALTDCAAGMDNLSLVVSRLNDENRDVRLTVIELMGKCYQPEVIPYIVQALQDDDDWVQIRAAEALGNHREQDALPHLIPKLDSPNKLVVLKVIEALGAIGGTLAFQALLEASNAGGDPEIMQAAEEAIFKIQEKQGDGN
- a CDS encoding protein-glutamate O-methyltransferase CheR, which produces MSSLFSKTISLRKELKISDLEFTQLRDFIYDQAGIFIAVNRKYLLENRLANRLKELNLKTFGEYYYFLQYDSGRKLELNKLFEAITTNETSFYRNPPQLKVFQTKVLPAVLDNLRKLNRKRLRIWSAGCSTGEEPYTLAMIISEVLGAELKSWNIKITANDLSERVLKSARKGVYNEYSLRTTPKEIVNKYFEKSDKDYKVKAETKQLVSFGQINLSDRVQVKRVERSEIVFCRNVIIYFDEPMKKKVINAYYDNLLPGGYLIIGHSESLHNITRAFKPVHHPGAIIYQKLE
- a CDS encoding ParA family protein is translated as MENDISDIELTETVKHAKVIAIANQKGGVGKTTTALTLGEALTRLNKKVLVIDLDPHANASVHLSFFPETVTMTAHNLFFDDANYKTIWLQIVQKRATVGFDFVPACIRLSELENDLKDRKNKGMVLSNALSGITDQYDYVLIDCPPHVGVLLVNAIVASDLVLIPIQTDFLALYGIRLLFDTIKVLNKVLPSPVKFKALPTMYDGRAGACRKILNLIRRKLQDRVFSTVVHMDTKFREACASGKVIYAIDEKSRGALEYMQLAREIIRNEDA
- a CDS encoding chemotaxis protein CheW → MKTPEEYFVENVNLPGEEKQQDSYTDAESAFMDKYLGIGNRDVLDELKRVDPRRDSSLPGFMPAPEMDDFGGEGSAEGFEESLKESEEVQLVSFVVGEREYALPIVVIQEVVKKIPITLLPSAPGYMQGIINLRGRVTPVLDLRNLLHKGVGVSDKFVVVCRHKGLQLGLAISAVKTMYRAEKHQLVWGVESEIGVSAEFLLGLYKSGDKLVSILSVDRLVEQILKSEGEGHA
- a CDS encoding response regulator, with amino-acid sequence MPKHILIVDDSKTVRNLVAFIMKKEGFKVSTAEDGLDGLEKLYSLEKVDLIISDVNMPRMDGFTYIKTVREQEAYKDIPIIVLSTEGQEKDIQTGLNLGANLYMVKPAQPEKMVKNIKMLLG